Proteins from a single region of Aerococcus viridans:
- a CDS encoding phosphocarrier protein HPr has product MQKQEFNITAETGIHARPATLLVQSASKFNSDINLEYKGKSVNLKSIMGVMSLGVGQGSDVVITAEGDDEEEAIQTIADTMKNEGLSE; this is encoded by the coding sequence ATGCAAAAACAAGAATTTAACATTACAGCTGAAACTGGTATCCACGCACGTCCTGCAACTTTATTGGTGCAATCTGCAAGCAAGTTCAACTCAGATATTAACCTAGAATACAAAGGTAAATCTGTAAACTTGAAATCTATCATGGGCGTAATGTCTTTAGGTGTAGGTCAAGGTTCTGACGTTGTAATCACTGCTGAAGGTGATGACGAAGAAGAAGCAATCCAAACAATTGCTGACACTATGAAAAACGAAGGGTTATCAGAATAA
- a CDS encoding ATP-dependent Clp protease ATP-binding subunit, producing MLCQNCGERDAVIHVYANVNGRREAVNLCQTCYSQLSQGKQTNNLNNSNSNGNNPFGGYSFDDLLRQMQQQGFSTNSQNKAQAQAGQGGNNDDSILGNYGTNLTDQAKAGLIDPIIGRDDEIIRVIEILNRRTKNNPVLIGEPGVGKTAVVEGLAQKIVEHAVPEKLRNKEVIQLDVASLVQGTGIRGQFEEKMQQLMNEVRENKNIILFIDEIHEIVGAGSTEGGSLDAGNILKPALARGELQLVGATTLNEFRKIEKDGALARRLQQVMVAEPSVEETLEIIKGIQEKYEGFHNVKYSDEAIEATVRLSDRYITDRQLPDKAIDLLDESGSKMNLTIPFLDRESLKNQIDELTKLKEMATEAEDYEKAAYYRDQLNKYQGMYDSNQNVTEKIPTVTASDIQAIIETKTGIPVSDLQESEQNQLINLDENLKQHVIGQDDAVEHIAKAIRRNRVGLSRQDRPIGSFMFVGPTGVGKTELARQLAIQLFGRREALVRFDMSEYMEKHAVSKLIGSPPGYVGYDEAGQLTEQVRRQPYSIILLDEIEKAHPDVLNIFLQIMEDGRLTDAQGRTVSFKDTLIIMTSNAGSDGVEASVGFGASKQGKQQSIMNKIGDYFKPEFLNRFDAIIEFQPLTKTELIVIVDLLLDNMNNLLANQDIHVNVDDKVKERLVELGYDPKLGARPLRRVIQSQIEDQVADTYLKNSDIHEINFTTNTDDEIVVSVSENENENSSNLESDDSTTK from the coding sequence ATGTTATGTCAAAACTGTGGTGAACGCGACGCCGTCATTCATGTATACGCAAATGTGAATGGCCGACGTGAAGCGGTAAACCTATGCCAAACATGCTACTCACAGCTATCTCAAGGTAAACAAACCAACAATTTAAATAACAGCAACAGTAACGGTAATAACCCCTTTGGTGGCTATAGCTTTGATGACTTATTACGTCAAATGCAACAACAAGGCTTTTCTACTAATTCGCAAAATAAAGCGCAAGCTCAAGCTGGCCAAGGTGGCAACAATGACGATTCTATCTTAGGCAATTACGGGACCAACTTGACTGACCAAGCTAAAGCTGGTTTAATCGACCCAATTATCGGTCGTGACGATGAAATTATCCGAGTGATTGAAATCCTGAACCGTCGGACAAAAAACAATCCTGTTCTAATCGGTGAACCAGGTGTTGGTAAAACAGCGGTTGTCGAAGGACTCGCTCAAAAAATTGTTGAGCATGCTGTACCGGAAAAATTGCGCAACAAAGAAGTCATCCAATTAGATGTTGCTTCGCTTGTTCAAGGGACTGGTATCCGCGGTCAATTCGAAGAAAAAATGCAACAATTAATGAATGAAGTCCGCGAAAATAAAAATATCATTCTATTTATAGATGAAATTCATGAAATTGTAGGCGCTGGTTCAACCGAAGGCGGCTCACTAGATGCTGGTAATATTCTAAAACCAGCCCTAGCCCGCGGTGAACTCCAATTAGTGGGTGCTACTACTTTAAATGAATTTAGAAAAATCGAAAAAGATGGCGCCCTAGCCCGACGTCTACAACAAGTCATGGTAGCTGAACCTTCTGTAGAGGAAACCCTTGAAATTATCAAAGGTATTCAAGAAAAATACGAAGGTTTCCATAACGTGAAATATAGTGATGAAGCGATTGAAGCGACTGTCCGTTTATCTGACCGGTATATAACTGACCGCCAATTGCCAGATAAAGCTATCGATTTATTAGATGAATCTGGTTCTAAAATGAACTTAACTATTCCATTCTTAGACCGTGAATCCTTGAAAAATCAAATTGATGAATTAACCAAACTAAAAGAAATGGCCACAGAAGCAGAAGACTACGAGAAAGCAGCCTACTACCGTGACCAATTAAATAAATACCAAGGCATGTATGATAGCAACCAAAATGTGACTGAAAAGATCCCAACGGTTACTGCTAGCGACATCCAAGCGATTATCGAAACAAAAACCGGTATTCCTGTTTCAGACTTGCAAGAATCTGAGCAAAACCAACTAATCAACCTAGACGAAAATTTGAAACAACACGTCATTGGTCAAGACGATGCTGTAGAACACATTGCTAAAGCCATCCGCCGTAACCGCGTTGGTTTGAGCCGTCAAGACCGTCCGATAGGATCTTTCATGTTCGTCGGGCCAACTGGTGTTGGTAAGACTGAATTAGCTCGTCAATTGGCCATCCAATTATTTGGTCGCCGCGAAGCCTTAGTCCGTTTTGATATGTCCGAATACATGGAAAAGCATGCCGTGTCTAAACTGATCGGTTCTCCTCCAGGATACGTGGGTTACGATGAAGCGGGCCAATTAACTGAACAAGTACGTCGTCAGCCATATTCAATCATCTTATTAGATGAGATTGAAAAAGCCCATCCAGATGTCTTAAATATCTTCCTACAAATTATGGAAGACGGTCGTTTAACAGATGCCCAAGGACGGACTGTATCCTTTAAAGATACCCTAATCATCATGACATCAAATGCCGGTTCAGATGGTGTTGAAGCCAGTGTTGGCTTCGGGGCAAGCAAACAAGGTAAACAACAAAGTATCATGAACAAGATTGGTGACTACTTTAAACCTGAATTCTTGAACCGTTTCGATGCGATTATCGAATTCCAACCGCTAACTAAAACAGAATTGATTGTGATTGTTGACCTACTATTAGACAATATGAACAACTTATTAGCCAACCAAGATATCCATGTAAATGTTGATGACAAGGTTAAAGAACGGTTAGTTGAACTTGGCTATGATCCAAAACTTGGTGCTCGCCCATTAAGACGTGTCATCCAAAGTCAAATCGAAGACCAAGTTGCTGATACCTATCTAAAAAACAGTGATATTCACGAAATTAATTTCACAACAAATACTGACGACGAAATTGTAGTAAGTGTCAGTGAAAATGAAAATGAAAATTCATCAAACTTAGAATCAGACGATAGTACAACTAAATAA
- a CDS encoding YeiH family protein has translation MIEKGKNLIPGLSLSALVAVIAIALSSLLPGDIIGATVMALLVGMALNPFFMKHQQLYSGVTFSSKKILRLGIILMGVNLNFAEVWDVGKYALFLMIFTMLTAFGVGNLIGKFFGVNWKLTNLLAVSTAICGGSAVAAVGPVIKAKHEDITYAISATFIFDIITVIIFPWIGIALGMSDTGYGHWIGTAVNDTSSVVAAGYAFSQLGGNVAVIVKLTRTLFIIPYVLIFSVINERLENKAQGTESHTPVDLRKIFPYFIILFLVVVALRSIGIIPNAIAPSISSASKFSMIMALSAIGLTTSFKDIKKIGPKPMILGFIVDSLVVVVAIVVLFLTKHF, from the coding sequence ATGATAGAAAAAGGAAAAAATTTAATACCAGGCTTATCACTTAGTGCCTTAGTTGCAGTGATAGCCATAGCGCTGAGTAGCTTATTACCAGGTGATATCATTGGTGCGACTGTGATGGCTCTGCTAGTTGGGATGGCATTAAATCCTTTCTTCATGAAACATCAACAGCTATATTCAGGGGTTACTTTTTCATCAAAAAAAATCTTACGATTAGGAATTATTTTGATGGGCGTGAATCTGAATTTTGCTGAAGTGTGGGATGTTGGAAAATATGCACTGTTTTTAATGATATTTACAATGTTGACAGCCTTTGGTGTAGGTAACTTGATTGGTAAGTTTTTTGGGGTAAATTGGAAGCTAACAAACTTATTAGCAGTGAGTACAGCGATTTGCGGAGGATCAGCGGTTGCAGCGGTTGGACCTGTTATAAAAGCGAAACATGAAGATATTACTTATGCAATTTCTGCTACCTTTATCTTTGATATTATTACAGTCATTATTTTTCCATGGATAGGTATTGCGCTGGGGATGTCTGATACAGGGTATGGTCATTGGATTGGTACTGCGGTGAATGATACCTCTTCTGTAGTAGCTGCTGGTTATGCTTTCTCACAACTTGGTGGGAACGTAGCGGTTATTGTAAAATTAACACGTACGCTATTCATCATCCCATATGTGCTAATTTTCTCTGTTATTAATGAACGCCTAGAAAATAAGGCACAGGGAACAGAATCCCATACACCTGTCGATTTACGAAAGATATTCCCGTACTTCATCATTTTATTTCTAGTCGTTGTAGCTTTGCGAAGCATTGGCATTATACCGAATGCGATTGCGCCATCTATTTCTAGTGCATCAAAATTCAGCATGATCATGGCCTTATCTGCAATTGGATTAACGACTAGCTTTAAAGATATTAAAAAAATTGGTCCTAAGCCGATGATTCTAGGTTTTATAGTTGATTCACTTGTTGTCGTTGTTGCCATTGTTGTTCTATTCCTAACAAAGCATTTCTAA
- a CDS encoding LysR family transcriptional regulator: protein MLDNRLQTFLTLCEQGSFTKTAEILNMTQPAVSQHIQYLEHYYQIILIAEKGKNFSLTEEGKALQQYIKLLKANAERILPLLHRVKDKVYPLHFGATLTIGEYTMPPILHQIFEEKPATNISMFVENTHVLQEMLWEGKIDFALLEGHFNQQEFAHKLISNEEFIAICSPENILAKKAILLEDLLDQQLILREPGSGTRDILEQALYNQNLHIDDFTGRTQITNMNVIKSLCHQNMGITFMYREAVKEELATGYLVEIPLVNFNIQHPFNFVYLKDAPDKQQIESWFETIMRLR, encoded by the coding sequence ATGCTAGATAATCGTTTACAAACTTTTTTAACCCTTTGTGAGCAAGGGAGTTTTACTAAAACGGCTGAAATCTTAAACATGACTCAACCTGCTGTTTCTCAGCATATACAATATTTAGAACACTACTATCAAATCATTTTAATAGCTGAAAAAGGCAAAAACTTCTCGCTTACTGAAGAAGGTAAAGCTCTTCAACAATATATCAAGTTATTAAAAGCAAATGCTGAACGCATATTACCATTGCTCCACCGTGTAAAAGATAAGGTTTATCCTCTACACTTTGGTGCAACCCTAACCATTGGTGAATATACTATGCCGCCCATTCTACATCAGATATTTGAAGAAAAACCTGCTACAAATATTTCGATGTTTGTTGAAAACACCCATGTTCTACAAGAGATGCTTTGGGAGGGTAAGATCGACTTCGCTCTATTAGAAGGCCATTTCAACCAGCAGGAATTTGCACATAAGTTGATTTCAAATGAAGAGTTTATCGCTATCTGTTCGCCTGAAAATATCCTAGCAAAAAAAGCCATTCTTTTAGAAGATTTACTTGATCAGCAACTTATTTTACGGGAGCCAGGGAGTGGTACACGTGATATTTTAGAACAAGCTTTATATAACCAGAATCTTCATATTGACGACTTTACTGGCAGAACTCAAATCACAAATATGAATGTCATTAAATCTTTATGCCATCAAAATATGGGTATCACCTTTATGTACCGTGAAGCTGTGAAAGAAGAATTAGCAACTGGTTATCTTGTTGAAATTCCATTAGTAAACTTTAATATTCAACATCCCTTTAATTTCGTTTACTTAAAGGATGCACCTGACAAACAGCAAATCGAATCTTGGTTTGAAACAATTATGCGTCTAAGATAG
- a CDS encoding peptide chain release factor 3 yields the protein MNLTQEVAKRRTFAIISHPDAGKTTITEQLLLYSGAIRQAGTVKGKKSGKFAKSDWMKIEQQRGISVTSSVMQVDYDGYQINLVDTPGHEDFSEDTYRTLMAVDAAVMVIDSGKGIEPQTKKLFQVCRMRGIPIFTFMNKLDRDGREPMDLVAELEEVLDIDAYAMNWPMGMGKQFLGLYDFYNNRVELTHPEENGDNDFLPLNEDGEVEGDFKFKESSIYTEALENAELMREAGNGFDVEAIAAGELTPVFFGSALTGFGVQTFLDAFVDFAPAPSAVATVEEGEEIEPTDAELTGFIFKIQANMDPRHRDRIAFVRIVSGAFEEGMDVKVTRTGKKIKLNNTTQFMADSRENVEKAVAGDIIGLYDTGNFQIGDTIYTGKKAVSFPPLPQFTPELFMKVSPKNVMKQKSFHKGMQQLVQEGAIQLYRTWHSEEYIIGAVGQLQFEVFQYRLLNEYNSEVDMSPMGNKIARWISEEELDPKMSSSRNLLCKDIHGNPVFLFENNFAVNWFQGKYPDVHLETLL from the coding sequence ATGAACTTAACGCAAGAAGTAGCAAAACGCCGTACCTTCGCCATCATTTCCCACCCGGATGCTGGTAAAACGACGATTACAGAACAATTATTATTATACTCAGGTGCTATCCGTCAAGCGGGTACTGTTAAAGGGAAAAAATCAGGTAAATTCGCCAAGTCTGACTGGATGAAAATCGAGCAACAACGTGGGATTTCTGTTACCTCATCGGTGATGCAGGTAGACTACGATGGTTACCAAATCAACCTAGTGGATACCCCAGGACATGAGGACTTCTCTGAAGATACTTACCGTACTTTGATGGCTGTAGATGCTGCCGTGATGGTAATTGACTCAGGTAAAGGGATCGAGCCTCAAACTAAGAAATTATTCCAAGTTTGTCGTATGCGTGGAATTCCAATTTTCACCTTTATGAACAAATTAGACCGTGATGGTCGTGAACCGATGGACTTAGTTGCTGAACTTGAAGAAGTATTAGACATCGATGCCTATGCAATGAACTGGCCAATGGGTATGGGGAAACAATTCCTTGGTTTATATGATTTCTACAACAACCGTGTTGAATTAACCCATCCTGAAGAAAATGGTGATAACGACTTCCTACCATTGAACGAAGACGGTGAAGTTGAAGGCGACTTTAAATTTAAAGAATCATCTATTTATACCGAAGCCTTGGAAAACGCAGAATTAATGCGTGAAGCTGGTAACGGTTTTGATGTAGAAGCTATTGCTGCCGGTGAATTAACGCCTGTATTCTTTGGATCTGCCTTAACAGGATTTGGTGTACAAACCTTCCTAGATGCCTTCGTTGATTTCGCGCCAGCACCTTCTGCAGTAGCTACTGTTGAAGAAGGGGAAGAAATTGAACCAACAGATGCTGAGTTAACTGGTTTTATCTTTAAAATCCAAGCCAACATGGACCCTCGTCACCGTGACCGGATTGCCTTTGTTCGTATCGTGTCAGGTGCCTTTGAAGAGGGAATGGATGTTAAAGTAACGCGTACTGGCAAGAAAATCAAATTGAACAATACAACCCAATTTATGGCCGATTCAAGAGAGAACGTTGAAAAAGCTGTAGCCGGCGATATCATTGGTTTGTATGATACAGGGAACTTCCAAATCGGTGATACCATTTATACAGGCAAAAAGGCCGTATCATTCCCACCACTACCACAATTTACACCGGAATTATTCATGAAAGTATCACCTAAAAATGTCATGAAACAAAAATCATTCCATAAAGGGATGCAACAATTAGTCCAAGAGGGTGCCATCCAACTTTATAGAACATGGCATTCAGAAGAGTATATTATTGGTGCTGTTGGGCAACTACAATTCGAAGTTTTCCAATACCGCTTATTAAATGAATACAACTCAGAAGTTGACATGTCACCAATGGGCAATAAAATCGCCCGTTGGATTTCTGAAGAAGAGTTGGATCCGAAGATGTCCTCAAGCCGTAACTTACTATGTAAGGATATCCATGGTAATCCTGTTTTCCTATTTGAAAACAACTTTGCCGTGAACTGGTTCCAAGGTAAGTATCCGGATGTGCATTTAGAAACTTTACTGTAG
- a CDS encoding GNAT family N-acetyltransferase, producing MKTVWTNDINSEPYRDALKVRKEVFVDEQGIDIDEEIDKYEADCLHMVGYNSDNEPVYTARLLALTPNAAKLQRVAIAPKYRGQGLGRELMAVVETKALEEHFSQIILGAQEHVTGFYEALGYENMDTPKYMDAGIMHVDMEKSIGHIND from the coding sequence ATGAAGACCGTTTGGACCAATGATATCAATTCAGAGCCCTACAGGGACGCTTTAAAAGTTAGAAAAGAAGTCTTCGTAGACGAACAAGGCATCGATATTGACGAAGAAATTGATAAATACGAAGCAGATTGCTTACATATGGTTGGCTACAATAGCGATAATGAACCCGTTTATACAGCGCGGTTACTCGCCTTAACACCGAATGCAGCCAAATTACAACGTGTAGCAATTGCTCCAAAATACCGTGGCCAAGGACTAGGCCGTGAGTTGATGGCCGTTGTTGAAACGAAGGCATTAGAGGAGCATTTCTCACAAATCATTTTAGGTGCCCAAGAGCATGTAACAGGTTTCTACGAAGCGCTTGGCTATGAAAACATGGATACACCGAAATATATGGACGCAGGCATTATGCATGTCGATATGGAAAAAAGTATCGGTCACATCAACGACTGA
- the yghU gene encoding glutathione-dependent disulfide-bond oxidoreductase, whose product MSEYIVPSVWTWENEAEEIKNLGGNRPTAGSRFEQTLPVGEADLQLYSLGTPNGIKITILLEELKALGVSSTEYDLFLIHIGNGDQFGSDFVKINPNSKIPALVDQSQEPALNIFESGSILLYLAEKFGHLIPTDIHGRTETLNWLFWQIGAGPYVGGGFGHFFSYAPEKLKYPIDRFTMETKRQLDLLDQTLANRDFIAGDEYTIADIAIWSWYGRLVLGELYEGSKEFLDAESYKNVVEWANKINERPAVKRGLAAEYKPLDQA is encoded by the coding sequence ATGAGCGAGTATATTGTACCAAGTGTATGGACATGGGAAAATGAAGCTGAAGAAATCAAGAATCTTGGTGGTAACCGTCCAACTGCAGGTAGCCGTTTTGAACAAACACTGCCTGTTGGAGAGGCTGATTTACAATTGTATTCTTTGGGTACACCAAACGGGATTAAAATTACTATTTTACTAGAAGAATTGAAAGCCCTAGGCGTATCAAGTACTGAATATGACTTATTCTTAATTCATATTGGAAACGGGGACCAATTTGGCTCTGATTTTGTTAAAATCAATCCAAACTCTAAGATTCCGGCTTTAGTAGACCAAAGTCAAGAACCCGCTTTAAACATTTTTGAATCAGGTTCAATTCTACTTTATTTAGCTGAAAAATTTGGTCATTTAATTCCTACAGATATCCACGGGCGTACAGAAACCTTGAACTGGTTATTCTGGCAAATTGGTGCCGGTCCCTATGTAGGAGGTGGTTTCGGTCACTTCTTTAGTTACGCACCTGAAAAATTAAAATACCCAATTGACCGTTTTACAATGGAAACCAAACGTCAATTAGACTTACTAGATCAAACATTGGCTAACCGTGACTTTATCGCGGGTGATGAATATACCATTGCGGATATCGCAATCTGGTCATGGTACGGCCGTTTAGTCCTTGGTGAATTATATGAAGGGTCTAAAGAATTCTTGGATGCTGAATCATACAAAAACGTGGTTGAATGGGCCAACAAAATCAACGAACGCCCAGCAGTTAAACGTGGTTTAGCAGCAGAATACAAACCATTAGACCAAGCGTAA
- the ndk gene encoding nucleoside-diphosphate kinase translates to MPEQKTFIMLKPDILKRGLMGAIISRIEDQNYFIERAQVMELDKQMVAHHYAHLLNEDFYPELESYMLSGPVFAMVVTGDNVIDGMRKIIGATDPREAAPDTIRADFARNVTENAIHGSDTEENAAIEITRFFNSYE, encoded by the coding sequence ATGCCTGAACAAAAAACTTTTATTATGTTGAAACCAGATATCTTAAAACGTGGCTTGATGGGTGCCATTATCTCGCGTATCGAAGATCAGAATTATTTTATTGAGCGCGCCCAGGTCATGGAATTAGATAAACAAATGGTGGCCCACCACTATGCTCACTTATTGAATGAGGATTTTTACCCTGAGCTTGAATCTTATATGCTTTCTGGCCCAGTCTTTGCTATGGTGGTTACCGGCGATAACGTCATTGATGGGATGCGGAAAATCATAGGTGCAACCGACCCACGCGAAGCAGCACCTGATACCATTCGCGCTGATTTCGCCAGAAATGTGACTGAAAATGCCATTCACGGTTCAGACACTGAAGAAAATGCGGCCATTGAAATTACTCGTTTCTTCAATTCTTACGAATAG
- a CDS encoding redoxin family protein has protein sequence MQIKRGDQIIHLAGEPLQKGDRLPLVDLYNRDKEVVQLDNYIKGLTVISIVPDINTKTCDIQTNRFAALAKEKNYPILTISFNDPADITNWCQVNNVDMTYLSDQAGHFAKASGLEMVENGKLARTVLLVDDANQIQYIEIVADMRDEPNYDAVLAAADQLI, from the coding sequence ATGCAAATCAAAAGAGGCGACCAAATCATTCATTTAGCAGGTGAACCCTTACAAAAAGGCGACCGATTACCCTTAGTTGACCTATACAACCGCGATAAAGAAGTGGTTCAATTGGACAACTATATCAAAGGGTTAACCGTTATTTCCATTGTCCCAGACATCAATACCAAGACTTGTGACATTCAAACCAACCGTTTCGCAGCGTTAGCTAAAGAAAAGAATTATCCGATTTTGACCATTTCTTTCAACGACCCTGCAGATATTACTAACTGGTGCCAGGTCAACAATGTCGACATGACGTACCTTTCTGACCAGGCGGGCCATTTTGCCAAAGCCTCAGGACTTGAAATGGTGGAGAATGGTAAACTGGCGCGGACTGTCCTATTGGTAGATGACGCCAATCAAATCCAATATATCGAAATCGTTGCGGACATGCGGGACGAACCCAATTATGATGCCGTACTTGCTGCCGCTGACCAGTTGATTTAA
- the metA gene encoding homoserine O-acetyltransferase MetA, with protein MPIKVVQDLPALQKLTQENIFVMDERRATMQDFRTLEVVIVNLMPTKEATEEQLLRLLSNSPLQVNVTFIHMQSHQAAHISENHLKEFYRTFDQIKDRYFDGMIITGAPVEHLDFEEVNYWDELVSIMEWSNNHVFSTLHICWGAQAALYHHYGIGKQPLDKKLFGIYEQELRDKKVSLVRGMDELFYMPHSRHTTVPTESFEQALDLEILAGSEETGVSIAQSTDSRFVFIFGHAEYDAETLGKEYKRDVEAGKPIELPVNYYPGNNPEKTPKLKWRTAANTIYANWLNYYVYQVTPFVIEQISDSWQGKKNA; from the coding sequence ATGCCAATTAAAGTTGTTCAAGATTTACCAGCATTACAAAAATTAACCCAAGAGAATATTTTTGTTATGGATGAGCGTCGTGCAACCATGCAAGACTTTCGTACTTTAGAAGTGGTTATTGTGAACTTGATGCCAACGAAAGAAGCGACGGAAGAGCAGTTGCTGCGGTTATTAAGTAATTCACCCCTGCAAGTGAACGTGACCTTTATCCACATGCAGTCACACCAAGCGGCTCATATTTCAGAAAACCACCTAAAAGAATTCTACCGAACCTTTGACCAAATTAAAGACCGCTACTTTGATGGGATGATCATCACTGGTGCACCGGTTGAGCACCTAGATTTCGAGGAGGTGAATTACTGGGACGAATTAGTGTCTATTATGGAATGGTCAAATAATCATGTATTCTCAACCTTGCATATTTGTTGGGGCGCCCAAGCAGCCCTTTACCACCATTACGGCATCGGTAAACAACCTTTAGACAAAAAACTATTCGGTATTTACGAGCAAGAATTGAGAGATAAAAAGGTATCTTTAGTACGAGGTATGGATGAACTTTTCTATATGCCACATTCTCGCCACACGACTGTTCCAACTGAATCTTTTGAACAGGCACTGGACTTAGAAATTCTAGCTGGTTCAGAAGAAACAGGGGTTTCAATCGCTCAGTCCACTGATTCGCGTTTTGTATTTATCTTCGGCCATGCGGAATACGATGCCGAAACCTTAGGCAAGGAATACAAGCGTGACGTTGAAGCTGGAAAGCCAATTGAACTGCCAGTCAACTACTATCCTGGCAATAACCCAGAGAAGACGCCGAAATTGAAGTGGCGGACAGCAGCCAATACTATTTATGCCAACTGGTTAAACTATTATGTTTACCAAGTAACGCCATTTGTCATTGAACAAATTAGTGACTCTTGGCAAGGCAAAAAGAACGCTTAA
- the mgtE gene encoding magnesium transporter produces MSQPTDEEIYESIIEALHHNDQDRFREEFFKNHTYDQAQIYLTLDPAERVKLHDYLAPQELAEVYDIIDEDDHDRILTFLYDMDDKYAADVLSYMYTDNAVDILNELDVEKVRTYMHMMPKAAADDIKVLMHYADETVGSIMTTEFVSITTNQTVKSAMTMLRAKASNAETIYYLYVVDDDNRLVGVLSLRDLIINDGNVMVNELMSDRVVSVDVNEDQINVARTIQDYDFLAVPVVEETGELIGIVTVDDVIDVLNDEAMQDYSGLAGVDVDEQYSSPWNSAKSRLPWLITLLFLGMGTSTLISQYEDMISEVATLSLFITLITGTSGNAGTQSLAVAVRKLATPEDEASTMGSMILREIMTGLISGAVTGLVIMTVVGIWQSNFVLGGVIGVSMLAAITVANLAGSLIPILMDKLGFDPAVASGPFITTLSDLTSVLIYFSIASQFLQFLA; encoded by the coding sequence ATGAGTCAGCCTACTGATGAGGAAATATATGAAAGTATTATAGAGGCACTGCATCATAATGACCAAGACCGGTTTAGAGAAGAATTCTTCAAAAACCATACATATGATCAAGCACAGATTTACCTGACTTTGGATCCAGCTGAGCGGGTGAAATTGCATGATTATTTAGCGCCACAAGAACTAGCTGAAGTTTACGATATTATTGATGAAGACGATCACGACCGGATTTTGACCTTCCTCTATGATATGGACGATAAATACGCTGCGGACGTACTTTCATACATGTATACCGATAATGCCGTGGATATTTTAAACGAGTTAGACGTTGAAAAAGTGCGGACTTATATGCATATGATGCCAAAAGCGGCAGCAGATGATATTAAGGTATTGATGCATTATGCGGACGAAACAGTTGGTTCGATTATGACCACTGAATTCGTATCTATTACAACCAATCAAACTGTTAAATCAGCCATGACCATGTTACGTGCCAAGGCCTCAAATGCTGAAACCATCTACTACTTATACGTGGTAGATGATGATAACCGTTTGGTCGGGGTACTATCCTTGCGTGATTTGATTATTAATGATGGGAATGTCATGGTCAATGAATTGATGTCTGACCGTGTCGTTTCGGTAGACGTTAACGAAGACCAAATCAATGTTGCCCGTACCATTCAAGACTACGATTTCCTAGCAGTGCCCGTTGTTGAAGAAACAGGGGAACTGATTGGTATCGTAACCGTTGATGACGTTATCGACGTCTTGAATGATGAAGCCATGCAAGACTACTCTGGTTTAGCCGGGGTAGACGTGGACGAGCAATATTCATCGCCCTGGAATTCAGCGAAATCACGTTTGCCGTGGTTGATTACCTTGCTATTTCTTGGAATGGGAACTTCTACTTTGATCAGCCAATATGAGGACATGATTTCTGAAGTAGCGACTTTATCCTTATTTATTACATTAATTACAGGTACTTCAGGGAATGCGGGGACACAGTCCTTAGCGGTTGCGGTTCGTAAATTGGCGACACCAGAAGATGAGGCCTCTACTATGGGGTCAATGATTTTACGTGAAATTATGACAGGATTAATTTCGGGTGCCGTGACAGGATTAGTCATCATGACGGTCGTCGGTATCTGGCAAAGTAATTTTGTATTAGGTGGGGTAATTGGTGTCTCTATGTTAGCAGCTATTACAGTGGCTAACTTAGCTGGATCATTGATTCCTATTTTGATGGACAAGCTTGGGTTTGACCCTGCGGTTGCATCAGGACCCTTTATTACAACCCTATCCGATTTAACGTCAGTATTGATTTATTTTTCAATCGCCTCACAATTCCTACAATTTTTAGCGTAA